In one Lolium rigidum isolate FL_2022 chromosome 3, APGP_CSIRO_Lrig_0.1, whole genome shotgun sequence genomic region, the following are encoded:
- the LOC124696257 gene encoding uncharacterized protein LOC124696257, which produces MRRSDWEDRCRRHPEHRLSKGVCPGCLRDRLTHLSASSSATTTMTRASNDSASTSSPYSFTGSPPPNHHAASLSADVSSVHVAGGGSSFVNVSAFSQPLMPTSSKKPAGRKDEAARGKEGEAKKKKKSSSSKKKIGRFLSRLVGSEKRRRTGDSDGGGELFHSSTMKEKSSTKWVFF; this is translated from the coding sequence ATGCGGAGGTCGGACTGGGAGGACCGGTGCAGGCGGCACCCTGAGCACCGGCTGTCCAAGGGCGTGTGCCCGGGCTGCCTCCGCGACCGGCTAACCCACCTCTCCGCCagctcctccgccaccaccaccatgacgCGGGCCTCCAACGACTCCGCCAGCACCTCCTCGCCATACTCCTTCACCGGCTCCCCTCCGCCCAACCACCACGCCGCCTCCCTCTCCGCCGACGTCAGCTCCGTCCACGTCGCCGGCGGAGGCTCCTCCTTCGTCAACGTCTCAGCCTTCTCGCAGCCGCTCATGCCGACTTCATCCAAGAAACCAGCAGGGAGGAAAGACGAGGCCGCGAGGGGGAAGGAGGGCGAggcgaagaagaaaaagaagagcagcagcagcaagaagaAGATCGGGAGGTTCCTGTCGAGGCTCGTCGGGTCGGAGAAGCGGCGGAGAACAGGGgacagcgacggcggcggcgagctcttcCATTCCAGCACCATGAAGGAGAAATCGTCGACCAAGTGGGTGTTCTTTTGA